In one window of Ferrovum sp. PN-J185 DNA:
- a CDS encoding BolA family protein — MINNNDLIHQMETRLALLQPRSLTIRDDTKHHEGHHESKGAGHFKLTIDCDQFKGKDTLTCHRLIYNALGDLFPNSIHALRINILNR; from the coding sequence ATGATCAACAATAACGATTTAATCCATCAAATGGAAACACGATTAGCCCTGTTGCAACCCCGCTCACTGACAATTCGTGATGACACAAAACATCATGAAGGGCACCATGAGAGCAAAGGAGCCGGACATTTTAAGCTAACTATTGACTGCGACCAGTTCAAAGGTAAAGATACCCTAACATGTCATAGACTGATTTATAATGCATTAGGGGATCTGTTTCCCAACAGCATTCACGCGTTAAGAATAAATATTCTTAACCGATAA
- a CDS encoding septation protein A: MKIFFDLFPVVLFFAAYQWGGIYWATAVAICASILQIIVLLSLKKRVEPAAWIGLVVIVIFGGLTLWTKTHPIGGINPTVFIRWKPTVLYWIFAAILFFGPLVLGKNPMRALLGKELHLPDTLWGKINLAWALFFSFLGAINLYVAFHYPEAVWVKFKLFGLMALMIIFIVIQGILLAKHINQNNDQQ; encoded by the coding sequence ATGAAGATATTTTTTGATTTATTTCCAGTTGTTTTGTTTTTTGCTGCCTACCAGTGGGGCGGTATTTATTGGGCTACAGCCGTAGCCATTTGTGCCAGTATTCTCCAAATCATTGTTCTTTTATCGTTAAAAAAACGGGTGGAGCCTGCAGCATGGATTGGACTTGTGGTCATTGTTATATTCGGCGGCTTAACTTTATGGACTAAAACTCATCCAATAGGTGGCATTAATCCTACCGTATTTATTCGCTGGAAACCCACTGTTTTATACTGGATATTTGCGGCAATACTATTCTTCGGACCACTCGTATTAGGGAAAAACCCAATGCGTGCTCTGTTAGGTAAGGAACTACACTTACCTGACACGCTTTGGGGGAAAATTAATTTAGCCTGGGCACTGTTCTTTAGTTTTTTAGGCGCCATTAACCTTTATGTTGCTTTTCACTATCCGGAGGCTGTGTGGGTTAAATTTAAATTATTTGGTTTAATGGCTTTAATGATTATATTTATTGTGATCCAGGGTATTCTTTTAGCAAAACATATCAATCAAAACAATGATCAACAATAA
- the purL gene encoding phosphoribosylformylglycinamidine synthase has translation MNAVHYMQGPQALSSFRLQRLRNELAQSGLPVVEITAWYEHCFSIHARIDEAGGNRLQQILDYGERAEIVHDSEVTLIVTPRIGTISPWSSKATDIVHHCGLTQIDRIERVLAYHVKLSAPMTEVIWQQLAERLHDRMTETVIRHRAEYSRLFEPHEPQPLNTINVLDQGRQALVLANQTYGLALAEDEIDYLLKVFVDAQRNPTDAELLMFAQANSEHCRHKIFNADWIIDGQKQTSSLFGMVRTTHKNNPQGTIVAYSDNAAILEGKMAQRFFPNGSGEYAYHSLTTHFLAKVETHNHPTAIAPHPGAATGSGGEIRDEGATGIGAKPKAGLTGFSVSNLLIPGFVQPWEAGTGQRPERIVSALTIMVDGPLGAAAFNNEFGRPNLAGYFRTYEQQVAGEMRGYHKPIMLAGGIGAIDARHTHKKPLQPGNLFIQLGGPGMRIGLGGGAASSMTSGDNQEQLDFDSVQRSNPEIQRRAQEVIDRCWQLGEHNPILAIHDVGAGGLSNAFPELAHDGGVGGHFDIRKVPSEEPGMSPKEIWSNESQERYVLAIHPDQLDLFTSLCERERCPFAVVGVATAEPRLLVEDSLLNETVVDMSLESLLGKPPKMTRDVTHVQNNLKALQFDQSVTAREALYRVLRLPAVADKSFLITIGDRTVGGLSHRDPMVGRWQVPVADVAVTLADFKHYHGEAFAMGERTPLAVINGPASGRMAVGEAITNLAAARIAKLSDIKFSANWMAAAGSPGEDAVLFDTVKAVTQDVCIDLGLSIPVGKDSMSMKTVWQDESGQHSVTAPLSLIISGFAPCLDVRQTLTPELTANESTLLLLIDLGRGKNRLGASALAQVYNQVGNETPDLDKPQDVRAFFTIMQSLNREGKILAYHDRSDGGVITTVCEMLFCSRLGATINLASLVDSSNALACLFNEELGAVIQIKESDIDYVTDALDAVGLGECHHVLGRINETDRLIVQHHNETLIDEAVGQLHLAWSETSHRIQMLRDNPHVVTQEYERISHRSDPGLTWNLTFDINEDITAPYIHTGIRPEIAVLREQGVNGHVEMAAAFDRAGFSAVDVHMSDILSGRVTLARFKGLVACGGFSYGDVLGAGEGWAKSILYNARAYDQFAQFFNRSDVFALGVCNGCQMMSNLSSLIPGADHWPRFKRNRSEQFEARVVLLEITPSQSVLMNGMVGSRIPVPVAHGEGYATFKDEESLKRAQAYVSMRYVDGFGKVATTYPLNPNGSPTGIAGVTSRDGRFTIMMPHPERAFRAVQNSWYPDSWLEDGAWLRMFRNARRFIN, from the coding sequence ATGAATGCAGTCCACTATATGCAAGGCCCTCAAGCGCTCTCTTCTTTTCGTTTACAGCGTTTACGTAATGAGTTAGCGCAATCAGGCTTACCTGTGGTTGAAATCACGGCATGGTATGAACATTGTTTTTCTATTCACGCACGTATTGATGAAGCGGGCGGTAATCGTTTGCAACAAATTCTTGATTATGGAGAGCGTGCTGAAATTGTGCATGATTCGGAAGTCACTCTTATTGTGACCCCAAGAATTGGGACTATTTCTCCTTGGTCTAGTAAAGCGACGGATATTGTGCATCATTGTGGATTAACACAAATTGATCGTATTGAAAGAGTACTGGCTTATCACGTTAAATTGTCTGCACCAATGACTGAAGTGATATGGCAACAATTGGCTGAGCGCTTACATGATCGAATGACAGAGACTGTTATTCGTCATCGCGCAGAGTATTCGCGATTATTTGAACCACATGAACCTCAACCCTTAAATACGATTAATGTACTTGATCAAGGTCGCCAAGCTCTAGTGCTTGCCAACCAAACATATGGGTTGGCTCTAGCAGAGGATGAAATTGATTATTTGTTGAAAGTGTTCGTTGACGCACAAAGAAATCCAACAGATGCTGAGTTACTCATGTTTGCTCAAGCCAACTCTGAGCACTGTCGTCATAAGATTTTTAATGCAGATTGGATCATTGACGGACAAAAACAAACATCATCATTGTTTGGTATGGTACGCACCACACATAAGAACAATCCTCAAGGAACCATTGTAGCTTATTCTGATAATGCGGCTATTTTAGAAGGAAAAATGGCGCAGCGATTTTTCCCTAATGGTTCTGGAGAGTATGCATATCATTCATTAACGACACATTTTTTAGCAAAGGTTGAAACCCATAACCATCCAACAGCAATTGCTCCTCATCCTGGTGCTGCAACGGGTAGTGGTGGAGAAATTAGAGATGAAGGCGCCACTGGTATTGGAGCAAAACCAAAAGCAGGCTTGACTGGTTTTAGTGTGTCAAATTTGTTAATACCTGGATTTGTTCAACCATGGGAAGCTGGGACAGGACAACGTCCAGAACGAATTGTGTCAGCATTAACTATTATGGTTGATGGGCCACTGGGTGCAGCAGCATTCAATAATGAATTTGGTCGTCCTAATCTTGCTGGTTACTTCAGAACCTACGAACAACAAGTTGCAGGAGAAATGCGTGGATACCATAAGCCTATTATGTTGGCCGGTGGGATAGGTGCTATTGATGCGCGACATACTCACAAGAAACCGCTACAACCAGGTAATTTGTTTATCCAGCTTGGCGGTCCGGGCATGAGAATTGGTTTGGGAGGAGGCGCTGCGTCATCCATGACAAGTGGTGATAACCAAGAACAATTGGATTTTGATTCCGTACAGCGCTCTAACCCAGAAATTCAACGACGTGCGCAGGAAGTAATTGATCGCTGCTGGCAGTTAGGTGAACATAATCCTATTTTAGCGATTCATGATGTGGGTGCTGGGGGCTTATCAAATGCTTTTCCTGAATTAGCTCATGATGGGGGAGTGGGAGGGCATTTTGATATACGTAAAGTCCCTTCAGAAGAGCCGGGAATGTCTCCCAAAGAGATTTGGAGTAACGAGTCACAAGAGCGTTATGTTTTGGCTATACATCCAGATCAACTTGATCTATTCACCTCATTATGTGAACGCGAACGCTGTCCCTTTGCTGTAGTAGGGGTAGCCACCGCTGAGCCTCGTTTGTTGGTTGAAGATAGTTTGCTCAATGAAACTGTTGTTGATATGTCTCTTGAGTCGTTGTTAGGAAAACCACCTAAAATGACCCGTGATGTGACTCATGTTCAGAATAACTTGAAAGCGCTTCAATTTGATCAGTCGGTCACTGCCAGAGAAGCGTTATATCGGGTATTGCGACTTCCTGCTGTTGCGGATAAAAGCTTCTTAATCACGATAGGTGACCGAACTGTAGGTGGATTGTCACATCGCGATCCGATGGTAGGTCGTTGGCAGGTTCCGGTTGCTGATGTGGCTGTGACGCTAGCAGATTTCAAACATTATCATGGTGAAGCCTTTGCAATGGGTGAGAGAACGCCATTGGCTGTAATTAATGGCCCTGCCTCTGGAAGAATGGCTGTTGGCGAAGCCATTACTAATCTTGCTGCGGCGCGCATTGCGAAACTGAGTGATATTAAATTTTCAGCCAACTGGATGGCAGCAGCAGGGTCTCCTGGTGAAGATGCTGTACTGTTTGATACAGTCAAGGCAGTGACACAAGATGTATGTATTGACCTTGGCTTAAGTATTCCAGTGGGTAAAGACTCTATGTCCATGAAAACAGTATGGCAAGATGAGTCAGGTCAACATTCAGTAACGGCCCCCTTGTCTTTAATTATTTCCGGTTTTGCTCCTTGCTTAGATGTGCGCCAAACGCTTACTCCTGAATTAACGGCCAATGAGTCTACCTTATTATTGTTAATTGATCTTGGACGAGGAAAAAATCGTTTGGGAGCCAGTGCGTTGGCGCAGGTATACAATCAAGTAGGTAATGAGACTCCTGACCTAGATAAGCCGCAAGATGTAAGAGCTTTCTTTACTATTATGCAAAGCCTAAATAGAGAGGGAAAAATTCTTGCCTATCACGATCGCTCAGACGGTGGTGTTATTACTACTGTATGCGAAATGTTATTTTGCTCACGATTAGGAGCCACCATTAATCTCGCCTCTCTTGTTGATTCTTCTAATGCACTAGCTTGCTTATTCAATGAAGAATTAGGTGCTGTTATTCAGATTAAAGAATCAGATATAGACTATGTCACTGACGCATTAGATGCTGTAGGGTTAGGAGAATGCCATCATGTTTTAGGACGGATAAATGAAACAGATCGTCTTATTGTTCAACATCATAATGAAACTTTAATTGATGAGGCAGTTGGACAACTTCATCTTGCTTGGTCAGAAACCAGCCATCGTATTCAAATGCTACGTGACAACCCGCATGTGGTCACTCAGGAATATGAGCGTATTAGTCATCGTTCTGATCCGGGGTTAACTTGGAATCTTACTTTTGATATAAATGAAGATATAACAGCGCCCTATATTCATACCGGAATTCGTCCAGAAATAGCAGTTCTACGTGAGCAGGGGGTGAATGGACATGTTGAAATGGCTGCCGCCTTTGATCGAGCAGGGTTTAGTGCGGTTGACGTTCATATGAGTGATATATTAAGTGGCCGTGTTACTCTGGCTCGTTTTAAAGGATTGGTTGCTTGCGGTGGTTTCTCTTATGGGGATGTGTTAGGTGCAGGGGAGGGCTGGGCTAAATCTATTTTATATAATGCCCGTGCTTACGATCAATTTGCTCAGTTTTTTAATCGTTCAGATGTCTTTGCCTTAGGCGTATGTAATGGTTGCCAAATGATGAGTAATTTATCGTCACTTATTCCCGGTGCTGATCACTGGCCACGTTTTAAACGTAATCGTTCTGAACAATTTGAAGCTCGCGTTGTATTGCTGGAAATCACCCCTAGTCAGTCAGTTCTAATGAATGGAATGGTTGGCAGTCGTATTCCAGTACCTGTTGCTCATGGTGAAGGATATGCGACGTTTAAGGATGAGGAGTCGCTTAAACGTGCTCAAGCTTATGTGTCCATGCGCTATGTAGATGGATTTGGTAAGGTAGCAACGACTTATCCTTTAAACCCTAATGGATCACCTACCGGAATTGCGGGAGTTACTTCACGTGATGGACGCTTTACTATTATGATGCCTCATCCCGAACGAGCCTTTAGAGCAGTACAAAACTCATGGTATCCAGACTCGTGGTTGGAAGATGGAGCATGGTTAAGAATGTTTAGGAATGCAAGAAGGTTTATTAATTAA
- a CDS encoding 3',5'-nucleoside bisphosphate phosphatase: protein MENIDLHNHSRVSDGLLSPTELVRLAAFNGVTTLSLTDHDDIQGLAEAKEAANEAGVHFINGVEVSVTWGNHTIHVVGLNIDPQQSDLVAGLRQIREGRLARAKIIGEELAKVGIHGAFEGALRFAENPNIIARPHFARFIVEQGYAKNVSQVFKRYLIKGKPGFVKHRWADLADALSWIRAANGIPVLAHPGRYEMGKAQMDVLIDEFVGHGGLAVEVVTSNHTKEQVEIFANHVRKRNLMASRGSDFHGPGESFCEPGKLPELPYGCKPVWQMWSSQSTH from the coding sequence ATGGAAAACATTGACTTACATAATCATTCTCGAGTTTCGGACGGCCTTTTAAGCCCCACTGAATTAGTTCGTTTGGCAGCTTTTAATGGAGTAACAACGCTCTCTCTCACTGATCATGATGATATTCAAGGACTGGCCGAGGCTAAAGAAGCTGCTAATGAGGCTGGAGTTCACTTTATTAATGGTGTTGAAGTATCGGTAACTTGGGGTAACCATACTATTCACGTGGTAGGTCTTAATATTGATCCTCAGCAAAGTGATTTGGTTGCAGGCTTACGTCAGATACGAGAAGGTAGACTTGCGCGAGCTAAAATAATTGGTGAGGAGCTTGCTAAGGTAGGCATCCATGGTGCTTTTGAGGGAGCCTTAAGATTTGCTGAAAACCCCAACATCATTGCCCGTCCCCATTTTGCTCGATTTATTGTCGAGCAGGGCTATGCTAAAAACGTTTCTCAAGTGTTTAAACGTTATTTGATTAAAGGGAAGCCTGGCTTTGTAAAGCATCGGTGGGCAGATCTCGCTGACGCATTAAGCTGGATTCGAGCCGCAAACGGGATTCCTGTCCTCGCTCATCCAGGGCGCTATGAAATGGGAAAAGCGCAAATGGATGTATTAATTGATGAGTTTGTAGGCCATGGTGGTCTTGCTGTTGAGGTAGTGACCTCAAACCATACCAAAGAACAAGTTGAAATATTTGCGAATCATGTTAGAAAAAGAAATCTTATGGCGTCCAGAGGATCAGATTTTCATGGACCTGGAGAAAGCTTTTGTGAACCCGGAAAACTACCTGAATTGCCTTATGGTTGTAAACCAGTTTGGCAAATGTGGTCTTCTCAATCAACCCATTAA
- a CDS encoding peptidylprolyl isomerase, which produces MKLKHTLISLSLVGGLLALTIVYADQSKQATSSTNNSGKEVIVNGTAISNEKVDVIMRSQEAQGRPAGAQLERAVKDNLIALLLISQEAEKEGLDKDPQVLAQIDLNKQEILANTFQNRFVKEHPIADSVLKAEYDKMKTQAGSKEYSAEHILVKTEAEAKQIIADLKKGANFEKLAKEKSLDTGSGANGGKLGWAIPSTYVKGFADALVNLKKGQYTETPVQTQFGYHVIRLLDVRPLKAPAFDEVKERLRQNKEQEAFIKYVQDLRAKAKIENY; this is translated from the coding sequence ATGAAACTGAAACATACGCTTATTTCCTTGTCGTTGGTTGGTGGGCTATTGGCATTAACTATTGTCTATGCTGACCAATCAAAACAAGCCACCAGCTCTACTAACAATAGCGGCAAAGAAGTCATTGTTAATGGAACAGCCATCTCCAATGAAAAAGTTGACGTTATTATGCGCTCCCAAGAAGCGCAAGGTCGCCCTGCTGGCGCACAGCTTGAAAGAGCTGTAAAAGATAACCTCATTGCTTTATTGTTAATTTCACAAGAAGCGGAAAAAGAAGGCTTAGACAAAGATCCACAGGTTCTTGCACAAATTGACTTAAATAAACAAGAGATCTTGGCCAATACGTTCCAAAACCGTTTTGTTAAAGAACACCCCATCGCAGACAGCGTACTTAAAGCTGAATACGATAAAATGAAAACCCAAGCAGGTAGCAAAGAATATTCTGCCGAACATATTCTTGTTAAAACAGAAGCCGAAGCCAAACAAATCATCGCTGACCTTAAAAAAGGTGCCAACTTCGAAAAACTGGCTAAGGAAAAAAGCTTAGATACTGGATCTGGAGCAAACGGTGGAAAATTAGGTTGGGCGATTCCATCAACTTACGTGAAAGGTTTTGCTGACGCATTAGTTAATTTGAAAAAAGGGCAGTATACCGAAACACCGGTCCAAACCCAATTTGGTTATCACGTTATCCGCTTGTTGGATGTACGTCCGTTGAAAGCACCTGCCTTTGATGAAGTCAAAGAGAGATTACGTCAAAACAAAGAACAGGAAGCCTTCATTAAGTACGTTCAAGATCTTCGCGCTAAGGCTAAAATCGAAAACTACTAA
- the glnE gene encoding bifunctional [glutamate--ammonia ligase]-adenylyl-L-tyrosine phosphorylase/[glutamate--ammonia-ligase] adenylyltransferase, translating into MFDSWQYSHYLTRLIQSGKVSKETINASLPTTWTRFSFNEALYQLSPQEDNPVLKLNIGLRRLRQRVYSHIIMKDLLGLADVNEVTQQMSDFAEFAVQQGTLVLTNELVKLHGTPTGKDTHQQQELLVIAMGKLGGRELNVSSDIDLIFAYEEEGETQITSTAQRSISNQDFFHRLGQQLNKLLSDVTDEGFVFRVDLRLRPNGTAGPLVINLAMLEDYFTIQGRDWERYAWIKARVISDPMNHHVIRGTQALIEKVTPFVYRKHLDFSAMSALRTIHRLIREEARNAELKHTYRGSDIKLGPGGIREIEFITQVFQLIHGGQDIKLRTIPTLSVLKTLVDRGFLTPSDSTLLQEAYFFLRKLEHRIQYREDQQIHYLPVNDNELSELALSMGFADIANFMDALNHHRNQVSQLFNKIFPNETEQTLSVGDELWQRSEVLLDENYQNLPEVHLIQKLSSLKTTFSYRAQTQRTREQFDMAMGKGLTLILEQYSADSHEIIINRFLRFMEAISRKASYVMLLVDYPIVLKRLIDLLYTSEWASQYITQRPQLLDEFLKSNPFHHDLKDYWQNFKDNLISRLNEIPQDIEEQMHILRRAKHQYTFQILLQDLQKKLTVTEVADHLSAMADTLAAIVLNQVWQQYAKKHIEQPKLAIIAYGKWGSKEMGYSSDLDLVFLHNDDHPDAQLHYSYVVRKFSQWMVTPLGTGTLYDIDMQLRPNGSAGLLVSPIEAFYHYHHQDRDNSAWVWEHQALTRARFCCGDPEVGHAFDQIRFDVITKQRELNALKQEIISMRQRMYEGHPNQSDLFDIKHDQGGMIDIEFIVQFLILAYAHRYPNLTENLGNVALLRRSSSLGLLRNEEGEALAQCYMQYREWQHLEKLKGAIHARIPPLKAKNLIQQVNTSWQQLFNLN; encoded by the coding sequence TTGTTTGATTCCTGGCAGTATTCACATTATTTAACGAGACTTATCCAATCAGGTAAAGTCTCTAAAGAAACTATTAACGCGTCCTTGCCAACAACTTGGACGCGTTTTTCTTTTAATGAAGCACTCTATCAGCTCTCCCCACAAGAAGATAACCCGGTTCTTAAACTAAATATTGGTTTACGACGCTTAAGACAACGTGTCTATAGTCACATTATTATGAAAGACTTGTTGGGGTTAGCTGATGTCAATGAAGTCACGCAGCAAATGAGTGATTTTGCTGAATTTGCCGTACAACAGGGCACTTTGGTGCTAACTAATGAGTTAGTTAAACTACATGGCACGCCAACGGGAAAAGATACTCATCAACAGCAAGAGTTACTGGTTATTGCCATGGGTAAATTAGGTGGACGAGAACTTAACGTTTCATCTGATATAGATCTTATTTTCGCCTATGAAGAAGAGGGTGAAACTCAAATAACATCAACAGCTCAACGCTCAATCTCAAACCAAGATTTTTTTCATCGACTAGGTCAACAGCTTAATAAATTACTGTCAGATGTGACTGATGAAGGTTTTGTATTTAGAGTTGATCTCAGATTACGCCCTAATGGGACGGCAGGGCCATTGGTCATTAACCTCGCCATGCTTGAGGATTACTTTACTATTCAGGGACGCGATTGGGAGCGTTACGCTTGGATAAAAGCGCGAGTTATTTCTGACCCGATGAATCATCATGTTATACGCGGAACACAGGCGTTAATAGAAAAAGTAACCCCATTTGTTTACCGTAAACATCTTGATTTCTCTGCGATGAGTGCGCTACGAACCATTCATCGTTTAATCCGTGAAGAAGCGAGAAATGCTGAACTGAAACATACCTATCGAGGGTCCGATATTAAGCTTGGACCTGGCGGAATCCGAGAAATTGAATTTATTACTCAAGTTTTTCAATTGATTCATGGTGGTCAAGATATTAAATTACGTACTATCCCTACTCTTAGCGTCCTAAAGACACTTGTGGATCGAGGCTTTCTTACTCCATCTGACTCGACACTTCTACAGGAGGCCTATTTTTTTCTAAGAAAATTAGAGCATAGAATTCAATACCGTGAAGATCAACAAATTCATTATCTGCCTGTGAATGATAATGAGCTGAGTGAACTTGCTTTGAGTATGGGCTTTGCTGATATCGCAAATTTTATGGATGCATTAAATCATCATCGCAATCAGGTGAGTCAACTATTTAATAAGATTTTTCCAAATGAAACAGAACAAACTTTAAGTGTGGGTGACGAATTATGGCAACGTTCCGAGGTATTATTAGACGAGAACTATCAAAACTTACCTGAAGTACATTTGATTCAAAAACTGTCTTCTCTTAAAACCACTTTCTCTTATCGAGCACAAACACAGCGAACAAGAGAACAATTTGATATGGCTATGGGTAAGGGATTAACCCTTATTCTTGAGCAGTATTCTGCTGATTCTCATGAAATCATTATTAATCGTTTTCTGCGCTTTATGGAAGCCATTAGTCGTAAGGCCTCCTATGTAATGCTACTCGTTGACTATCCTATTGTATTAAAACGATTAATTGATTTGCTTTATACCTCAGAATGGGCAAGTCAATATATTACTCAGCGACCACAGTTGTTAGATGAATTCTTAAAAAGTAATCCCTTTCATCATGATTTAAAAGACTATTGGCAAAACTTTAAAGACAACTTGATTAGTCGTCTAAATGAAATCCCACAGGATATCGAAGAGCAAATGCATATCTTGAGACGGGCAAAACACCAATATACTTTTCAAATTCTGTTACAGGATCTTCAAAAAAAGTTAACAGTCACTGAAGTAGCAGATCATCTAAGTGCTATGGCTGATACGCTAGCGGCTATTGTACTTAATCAAGTATGGCAACAATATGCAAAAAAACATATAGAACAACCTAAGCTTGCCATTATTGCTTATGGTAAATGGGGTAGTAAGGAAATGGGTTACTCCTCTGATTTGGATTTGGTCTTTCTACATAACGACGACCATCCTGATGCACAATTACACTATTCATATGTTGTCAGAAAGTTTTCTCAATGGATGGTTACACCACTTGGTACGGGAACTCTCTATGATATTGATATGCAATTAAGACCGAATGGAAGTGCTGGTTTATTAGTTAGCCCAATAGAGGCTTTTTATCATTATCATCATCAAGACAGAGATAATTCAGCTTGGGTTTGGGAGCATCAAGCGCTGACACGCGCACGTTTTTGTTGCGGTGATCCTGAGGTAGGTCACGCCTTTGATCAAATACGCTTTGATGTCATTACCAAACAAAGAGAACTCAACGCTCTCAAACAAGAAATTATTTCCATGCGTCAAAGAATGTATGAGGGGCATCCTAATCAATCTGACTTGTTTGATATCAAACATGATCAAGGAGGGATGATTGATATTGAGTTTATCGTTCAATTTCTCATTTTAGCCTATGCACATCGTTATCCCAATCTAACCGAAAACCTAGGGAACGTGGCATTACTTCGACGTTCTTCGAGCCTTGGATTATTAAGAAACGAAGAAGGGGAAGCATTAGCACAATGTTATATGCAATATCGTGAATGGCAACACTTAGAAAAACTAAAGGGAGCAATACACGCACGTATCCCCCCTTTAAAAGCAAAAAATCTTATCCAACAAGTTAATACCAGTTGGCAACAATTATTTAATCTTAATTAA